The following are encoded together in the Pleurocapsa sp. FMAR1 genome:
- the hemH gene encoding ferrochelatase — protein MGRIGVLLLNLGGPDKIEDVRPFLYNLFSDPEIIRLPVKALQKPLAWLISTLRAKTSQANYLEIGGGSPLREITEAQAKALEAKLKEMGQDAKIYIGMRYWHPFTEEAIAQIKRDGIKEVVVLPLYPQFSISTSGSSFRILEEMWNTDRVLQDVKYTLISSWYDNQGYLQAMADLIGQELDKFPAPDQAHVFFSAHGVPVSYVEEAGDPYQQEIQECTRLIMQTLGRPNQYTLAYQSKVGPVEWLQPYTDDALRELGEQGIEDLAVVPISFVSEHIETLQEIDIEYREVAEEAGVKNFYRVPALNVHPGFIDSLAHLVTDSLDAAPHTFADVTHPKKNMKMYPQEKWQWGLTTAAEVWNGRLAMLGFIGLLVELISGSGPLHMVGIL, from the coding sequence ATGGGTCGTATTGGAGTTTTACTACTCAATCTAGGCGGACCCGACAAAATCGAAGATGTCCGTCCTTTTTTGTACAATTTATTTTCTGATCCAGAAATTATTCGTTTACCCGTTAAAGCGTTACAGAAACCTTTGGCTTGGTTAATTTCTACTTTAAGAGCCAAAACATCTCAAGCAAACTATCTAGAAATTGGCGGAGGTTCTCCTTTAAGAGAAATAACTGAAGCACAGGCAAAAGCTTTAGAAGCCAAACTCAAGGAGATGGGTCAAGATGCCAAGATTTATATTGGTATGCGCTATTGGCATCCCTTTACAGAAGAAGCGATCGCCCAAATAAAAAGAGACGGCATCAAAGAAGTGGTAGTTTTGCCACTTTATCCGCAATTCTCCATTAGCACCAGTGGTTCTAGCTTCCGTATTTTAGAAGAAATGTGGAATACCGATCGGGTTCTACAGGATGTTAAATATACATTAATTTCCTCTTGGTACGATAATCAAGGCTATCTGCAAGCAATGGCAGATTTGATTGGACAAGAACTAGACAAATTCCCCGCTCCAGATCAGGCTCATGTGTTTTTTAGCGCGCATGGTGTTCCCGTCAGCTATGTAGAAGAAGCGGGAGATCCCTATCAGCAAGAAATTCAAGAGTGTACCCGCTTAATTATGCAAACTCTGGGACGACCCAACCAATACACCCTAGCATATCAAAGCAAGGTAGGTCCTGTTGAATGGCTACAGCCTTATACCGATGATGCTCTTAGAGAGTTGGGTGAACAAGGAATTGAAGACTTAGCCGTCGTACCCATCAGCTTTGTTTCCGAACATATTGAAACGTTACAGGAAATAGATATTGAATATCGCGAAGTAGCAGAAGAAGCGGGAGTCAAAAACTTCTATCGCGTACCTGCTCTTAATGTTCACCCTGGCTTTATCGATTCACTAGCTCATTTAGTCACCGATTCATTGGATGCGGCTCCTCATACCTTTGCAGATGTAACTCATCCTAAGAAAAACATGAAAATGTATCCCCAGGAAAAATGGCAATGGGGTTTGACTACTGCTGCCGAAGTTTGGAATGGTCGTTTGGCGATGTTGGGCTTTATTGGTTTATTGGTTGAGTTAATTAGTGGTAGTGGTCCTCTCCATATGGTAGGCATTTTGTAA
- a CDS encoding photosystem II protein Y — protein MDWRIVIVVAPLAIAASWALFNIGSAALAQIQKYFNQEEA, from the coding sequence ATGGATTGGCGTATAGTAATAGTCGTTGCTCCCCTAGCGATCGCAGCTAGCTGGGCTTTATTTAACATCGGTAGTGCTGCTTTAGCTCAAATACAAAAATACTTCAACCAAGAAGAAGCATAA
- a CDS encoding DUF499 domain-containing protein, which translates to MVLNISDLTASWEGESGQLNTAITNLQNETGRSALRLEPVSSQGSELYYILRTRLFKELLEESVINDVAQVYAKSVKDAKEMDVTNANPDSYAAQLIESYSFHFSIRDLYARFKENPGFQQTRGLIRLLRAVVANIYDTNQAERLMLIHLYDLDLNNDEILFEVKAINSSLGEAIAHDIAKEGFSVAEQQDKKLNTTDFQDVAKLILVASLANIPNATHGLREAEDQEYKNRILFLTGSHETMERIIEQARQRRAILTIKAEQERERISPRDPQYIEADKSLDQIQLSLRSALQETFTTLVYPSRNGFRFTDCRIYFQGNLFDGEALIRNTLEKAHKFTKDIASETFRKKCQARLFAGQKTSSWNEVKRCAATQTDWNFDHPKALEELKKQMLEQEVWVDEGGAINT; encoded by the coding sequence GTGGTTTTAAATATTTCCGACCTTACGGCTTCTTGGGAAGGAGAATCGGGGCAACTGAATACAGCAATTACTAATCTTCAAAATGAAACTGGTCGTTCGGCATTGAGGTTAGAACCAGTCAGTTCTCAGGGAAGTGAGCTTTATTACATTTTGCGTACTCGATTGTTTAAAGAGCTTCTAGAAGAATCAGTAATTAATGATGTGGCACAAGTTTATGCTAAATCGGTCAAAGATGCCAAAGAGATGGACGTTACTAATGCGAATCCCGATTCTTATGCTGCTCAATTGATAGAATCATATTCTTTTCATTTCTCCATCCGAGACTTATATGCTCGCTTTAAAGAAAATCCTGGTTTTCAGCAGACAAGAGGCTTGATTCGTTTATTACGAGCAGTAGTTGCAAATATTTATGATACTAATCAAGCTGAACGGCTAATGCTGATTCATCTTTACGATCTTGACTTAAATAATGATGAAATACTATTTGAAGTCAAAGCCATCAATTCCAGTTTGGGAGAAGCGATCGCTCATGATATTGCCAAAGAGGGTTTTTCAGTTGCCGAACAACAAGATAAAAAGTTAAACACTACAGATTTTCAAGATGTCGCCAAGCTAATTTTAGTGGCATCTCTGGCTAATATTCCCAATGCCACCCATGGTTTACGAGAAGCTGAAGACCAAGAATATAAAAACCGTATTTTGTTCCTGACAGGCTCTCACGAAACGATGGAGCGAATTATCGAGCAAGCAAGACAGCGTAGGGCGATCCTGACAATTAAAGCAGAACAAGAGCGCGAGCGCATTTCCCCCAGAGATCCGCAATATATTGAAGCTGATAAAAGTCTCGACCAGATTCAACTCAGCCTCCGCAGTGCATTACAAGAGACATTTACCACTTTGGTTTATCCCTCAAGGAATGGTTTTCGCTTTACTGATTGTCGTATTTACTTCCAAGGGAATCTGTTTGATGGCGAAGCTTTAATCCGTAACACCCTAGAAAAAGCGCACAAGTTTACGAAAGATATAGCCTCTGAAACTTTTCGTAAGAAGTGTCAAGCCCGACTTTTTGCAGGACAGAAAACATCTTCTTGGAATGAAGTAAAACGATGTGCTGCTACTCAAACAGATTGGAATTTTGATCATCCTAAAGCACTGGAAGAATTGAAGAAACAAATGCTCGAACAAGAAGTTTGGGTAGATGAAGGGGGTGCGATTAATACTTAA
- a CDS encoding DUF1517 domain-containing protein — protein sequence MIFKREFWFKSIVALGLVGVLVLGNASTAMAARSGGRIGGGSFRAPSRSYSTPRGGGYGGGYRSPGYGYGGGGFGFPFLLPFIGFGGGGLFSVLIFFAIASFLVRSFRSAGIGEDGGYTSSSKVSVAQVQVGLLANARELQPELNRLALTADTSSATGRATVVQEATLALLRHPEYWVYGSTDSQKASLDAAEAKFNQLALTERSKFSEETLSNINNVIDNEEQKALGGNSKEGAIQLREGDNGEYIVATVIVGATDNLNLPKINNPDDMRQALQQIGSIGSDRLLAVEILWTPQADGDTLSSDDILAYYPNLKLV from the coding sequence ATGATTTTTAAACGAGAATTTTGGTTCAAATCTATTGTTGCTTTAGGACTTGTCGGCGTTCTTGTGCTTGGCAATGCTAGCACGGCAATGGCAGCCCGTAGTGGTGGCAGAATTGGTGGTGGTTCATTCCGCGCACCTTCTCGCAGCTATTCTACTCCTCGTGGCGGTGGCTATGGTGGTGGCTATAGATCCCCTGGCTATGGTTACGGCGGTGGCGGATTTGGGTTTCCCTTCCTGCTTCCCTTTATTGGCTTTGGTGGTGGCGGACTGTTTTCAGTTCTGATCTTTTTTGCGATCGCCAGTTTCTTAGTCCGTAGCTTCCGCAGTGCTGGAATTGGTGAAGATGGTGGTTATACCAGCAGTTCTAAAGTATCTGTAGCGCAAGTACAGGTAGGCTTATTGGCTAATGCTCGTGAGTTGCAGCCTGAGTTAAACCGTTTGGCTTTGACTGCTGATACTAGTTCAGCCACAGGTAGAGCCACCGTAGTTCAAGAAGCAACCTTGGCTTTATTACGTCACCCTGAATATTGGGTATATGGTTCAACAGACTCGCAAAAAGCCAGTCTCGATGCTGCTGAAGCAAAATTCAATCAGCTAGCTTTGACTGAACGCAGTAAGTTTAGCGAAGAAACCCTAAGTAATATCAATAATGTCATTGATAATGAAGAGCAGAAAGCTTTGGGCGGTAACTCCAAAGAAGGGGCGATTCAGCTAAGAGAAGGAGACAATGGAGAATATATTGTCGCCACGGTAATTGTGGGCGCAACAGATAATTTAAACCTGCCTAAAATTAATAATCCTGATGATATGCGCCAAGCATTACAACAAATAGGCAGTATTGGCAGCGATCGCTTATTGGCAGTAGAGATTCTTTGGACACCCCAAGCAGACGGTGACACCTTATCCTCTGATGATATTTTGGCTTACTATCCTAACCTTAAATTAGTATAG
- a CDS encoding thiamine phosphate synthase, whose protein sequence is MKKAVYRILDANLDRAREGLRIIEEWCRLGLNNQPLAEECKQIRQELAQWHSWELRQARDTPGDVGTDLSHPQEETRDSIEQLLQANLCRSQEALRVLEEYSKLYNSEMAAACKQMRYRVYTIESSLFNNYRLQQLHNAPLYLVTSPEPEILKIVEAALKGGLTLVQYRDKEGQDSDRIAKANQLCQLCHHYNALFLVNDRVDIALAVDADGVHLGQHDAPVGFAREVLGSHKIVGRSTTNKQELDKAIAERADYVGVGPFYETPTKPGKPALAVEYINYVNAKCPVPWFAIGGIEQNNLNAVLTTGAQRVAVVRAIMKAEQPMQVTRQLMSQLIRR, encoded by the coding sequence ATGAAAAAAGCTGTTTATCGTATTTTGGATGCTAATCTCGATCGCGCCAGAGAAGGATTAAGGATTATCGAAGAGTGGTGTCGCCTTGGTTTAAATAATCAACCATTAGCTGAAGAATGTAAGCAGATACGTCAAGAATTAGCCCAATGGCATAGTTGGGAATTACGTCAGGCGCGAGATACTCCTGGTGATGTGGGAACAGATTTATCTCATCCCCAAGAAGAAACGCGAGATAGTATTGAACAACTGCTACAGGCAAATTTATGTCGATCGCAAGAGGCTTTAAGAGTTTTAGAGGAATACAGTAAGCTTTATAACTCAGAAATGGCAGCAGCCTGTAAACAGATGCGCTATCGCGTTTACACAATTGAAAGCAGTTTATTCAACAATTATCGTCTTCAGCAGCTACACAACGCTCCTTTATATTTGGTGACTTCTCCTGAACCAGAAATTCTTAAAATAGTTGAAGCTGCTTTAAAAGGTGGTTTAACTTTAGTACAGTATCGAGATAAAGAAGGTCAAGATAGCGATCGCATTGCCAAAGCCAATCAATTGTGCCAGCTATGCCATCATTATAATGCTCTGTTTCTTGTTAACGATCGAGTAGACATCGCTCTAGCGGTAGATGCAGATGGAGTTCATTTGGGTCAACATGATGCACCTGTAGGTTTTGCTCGTGAGGTATTAGGATCACACAAAATTGTTGGTCGCTCTACTACCAATAAGCAAGAGTTAGACAAAGCGATCGCCGAACGAGCCGACTACGTTGGGGTAGGGCCTTTCTATGAAACTCCTACCAAGCCAGGTAAGCCAGCACTGGCTGTTGAATATATTAATTATGTCAATGCTAAATGTCCTGTACCTTGGTTTGCGATTGGTGGCATCGAGCAAAATAATTTAAATGCAGTTCTAACCACAGGCGCACAAAGGGTTGCAGTAGTTCGCGCTATCATGAAAGCAGAGCAACCAATGCAAGTTACTCGCCAGCTTATGTCTCAGTTAATTAGACGGTAA
- the thiS gene encoding sulfur carrier protein ThiS, with the protein MSNVTNTIKVQVNGEPHTCVASIPLSELLTQLDLNPRLLAVEYNGEILHRQYWQQTQMRSGDRLEIVTIVGGG; encoded by the coding sequence ATGTCAAATGTAACTAATACAATAAAAGTACAGGTCAACGGAGAACCTCATACTTGCGTAGCGTCAATCCCTTTATCTGAACTGCTAACCCAATTAGATCTAAATCCTCGTCTGCTCGCCGTAGAATACAACGGAGAAATTTTACATCGTCAGTATTGGCAACAGACGCAAATGCGTTCAGGCGATCGCTTAGAGATTGTTACCATCGTTGGCGGTGGGTAG
- a CDS encoding tyrosine-type recombinase/integrase produces the protein MNPHEVKAIVSAFYSDEYVKPSSIYPHSYYAPMIDFISLVGCRPSECHALTWDDIKRNNDRLYIRFNKAYSQGILLPHTKTHEIRLFPINQQLKTLLNTMATSENKHNLIFPSVSLGYVNQKTFNRRYWKTIVSGLIEDERLEKAFRPYSLRHTFITRLIRDGWDIATVARISGNSPETIIKHYLAAKNEFDIPEL, from the coding sequence ATGAACCCACATGAAGTAAAGGCTATAGTCAGTGCATTCTATAGTGATGAATATGTCAAACCCAGCAGTATTTATCCTCACTCATACTATGCTCCCATGATTGACTTCATTAGTTTAGTGGGATGTAGACCTAGTGAATGTCATGCTTTAACTTGGGATGATATTAAACGTAATAATGACAGGCTTTATATTCGATTTAATAAAGCCTACAGCCAAGGTATCTTGCTACCTCATACTAAGACACATGAAATCAGACTGTTCCCAATTAATCAGCAGCTAAAGACACTACTCAATACAATGGCTACTTCTGAAAATAAACATAATTTAATATTTCCTAGCGTGTCACTGGGTTATGTAAACCAGAAAACATTTAATAGACGCTACTGGAAAACTATTGTAAGTGGCTTGATAGAAGACGAGAGATTAGAAAAGGCTTTTCGTCCCTATTCTCTGCGACACACTTTTATTACTAGATTAATCCGAGATGGTTGGGATATTGCTACTGTTGCAAGAATATCTGGCAACAGTCCTGAAACTATCATTAAACATTACTTAGCTGCTAAAAATGAATTTGATATTCCAGAACTTTAA
- a CDS encoding YqeG family HAD IIIA-type phosphatase, producing the protein MSVITLLQPNLILGATIFDLTPQILQKYNINGLILDVDETLVPFKQREASEELQRWIEQIRQATPIWLVSNNISHNRIGNIAKSVDLPFISAAKKPSRRRLREAAKAMELPVEKIAMVGDRLFTDVLAGNRLGMFTILVEPMIDPLVAVRSHPIRDFEIWLSESIGVSLVANRDNVTKSNNS; encoded by the coding sequence ATGTCCGTGATTACCCTACTGCAACCGAATTTGATTCTTGGAGCGACTATTTTTGATTTAACGCCTCAAATACTCCAGAAATATAATATTAACGGGTTGATTTTAGATGTGGACGAAACCCTGGTTCCTTTTAAACAAAGGGAAGCTTCCGAGGAATTACAGCGGTGGATTGAGCAAATTCGACAAGCAACTCCTATTTGGTTAGTTAGTAATAATATTAGTCATAATCGCATCGGCAACATTGCCAAATCTGTTGATTTACCCTTTATTTCTGCTGCCAAAAAACCTTCTCGTCGTCGCCTCAGAGAGGCTGCAAAGGCAATGGAACTACCCGTAGAAAAAATTGCTATGGTTGGCGATCGCTTGTTTACTGATGTTTTAGCTGGTAATCGTTTGGGAATGTTTACCATTTTGGTCGAACCAATGATCGATCCTTTAGTAGCGGTTCGCTCTCATCCCATCCGCGATTTTGAAATTTGGCTATCAGAGTCTATCGGCGTATCTTTAGTAGCGAATCGAGATAATGTTACAAAAAGCAACAACTCTTGA